In a single window of the Syngnathus typhle isolate RoL2023-S1 ecotype Sweden linkage group LG19, RoL_Styp_1.0, whole genome shotgun sequence genome:
- the gdap1 gene encoding ganglioside-induced differentiation-associated protein 1 — translation MEDENSSRRQDDNAALVERNSGDAVAKANKLTLYHWTQSFNSQKLRLAIAEKGLRCEEYDISLPLSEHNEPWFMRLNPTGEVPVLVHGDNVICDPTQIMDYLEHNFTDEVTPRLIPEEGSTYYHRVQHYRELLDSLQMDAYTHGCILHPEITVDSHIPAYAATSIRTQILNTESELKKLAEENPELKVAYIAKQRRLKSKLFDHDNMKYLKKLLDELENVMDQVETELQRRQEETPEENSQPSWLCGQFFSMADVSLAVTLHRLRFLGLSRRYWGNGSRANLEAYYERVLERPAFRRVLGHVNNILISAVLPVALRVARRNAPVIAGTTLLIGLLGGATYLAFLYMRRRLTLPSWGSWS, via the exons ATGGAGGATGAAAACAGCTCGCGACGCCAAGATGACAACGCGGCTCTTGTGGAGAGAAATTCAGGCGACGCTGTCGCCAAAGCAAACAAGTTAACCCTTTACCACTGGACGCAGTCATTCAATTCACAGAAG ttgcgTCTGGCCATCGCAGAGAAAGGTTTGCGTTGTGAAGAGTATGACATTAGCTTACCACTCAGCGAGCACAATGAGCCTTGGTTCATGCGTCTCAATCCGACTGGCGAGGTGCCTGTTCTGGTTCACGGGGACAACGTCATCTGCGACCCCACACAAATCATGGACTACCTCGAGCACAATTTTACTGATG AGGTCACTCCCAGGCTGATACCAGAAGAGGGAAGCACATACTACCACAGAGTGCAGCACTACAGAGAGCTGCTGGACTCGCTCCAGATGGACGCCTACACGCACGGCTGCATCCTCCACCCTGAGATCACCGTCGACTCCCACATACCGGCTTATGCTGCAACAAGCATCCGAA cgcaAATCCTGAACACAGAGTCCGAGCTGAAGAAACTGGCAGAGGAGAACCCGGAGCTGAAAGTTGCTTACATAGCAAAACAGAGGCGCTTGAAG TCCAAGTTGTTTGACCACGACAACATGAAGTACCTAAAGAAGCTTCTAGATGAACTGGAGAACGTGATGGATCAAGTTGAGACGGAGCTGCAGAGGAGGCAGGAAGAAACACCAG AGGAAAACAGTCAACCGTCGTGGCTGTGCGGCCAGTTCTTCAGCATGGCCGACGTCTCGCTGGCCGTCACCCTGCACCGCCTCAGGTTTCTGGGCCTGTCCCGCCGCTACTGGGGCAACGGCAGTCGCGCCAACTTAGAGGCCTACTACGAGCGGGTGCTGGAGCGGCCGGCCTTCAGGAGAGTCCTGGGCCACGTCAACAACATCCTGATCTCGGCCGTGCTTCCGGTGGCCTTACGCGTGGCCCGCAGGAACGCGCCGGTTATTGCTGGCACCACACTGTTGATCGGCCTTTTGGGCGGCGCCACATACCTGGCCTTTCTTTACATGAGGAGGCGGTTGACTCTGCCCAGTTGGGGAAGCTGGAGCTGA